Proteins from a single region of Flavobacterium sp. K5-23:
- a CDS encoding ATP-binding protein: protein MVRNQIILILFLFVSTFNYPLFAKETNPTIAEIKKASDEAVMLMKENKFEKSLIKSRYALQQAIVLKNDNLIATCYNTIAANFDGLSEYEKAFYYYKKGLSYANKTNNNELKNWLYNNLGNIYCFDKKEYATGIAYYKKSLEYSSKIGDSTQIVFTNLNISWAYFDIGSFKKGLPYLQLVNKYHNKFGDKSTIVALNMLNGMYYGHLSNIPKASMYFEKAIQLGNKGEEKSDLSLAHQEYSNFLIKNKSYKKAYENLALYNSITAVINNEEKLKKANVAGINLQLDEYKREIDNMETKYKTDQQLLINKQNKNIQVSVIIISSLLLLLILSYFFYQNTSLKQKNKLKDVQSKIQQNIINASINGQETERKKIASFLHDNISALLSTAGLHLSVATSKNNHLSEEIIKTKAILEEAHDKVRDLSHELLPSLLARFGLFYALQDLCEKNSNSVIHFEYSSSLATKTRFNEEFEMKMYFIITELLNNIIKHSQAKIAKVNLHEEDNQLIIHIYDNGKGFDSKNFDVIEGFGLNQIRARISNMNGEFSIQSKLDTETSIKIKVPILQTA from the coding sequence ATGGTTAGAAACCAAATTATCCTTATCCTGTTCCTTTTCGTCAGTACCTTTAATTACCCCCTATTTGCTAAAGAGACGAACCCTACAATAGCAGAAATAAAAAAAGCCTCCGATGAGGCTGTAATGCTTATGAAGGAGAACAAGTTTGAAAAGTCTTTAATCAAATCCAGATATGCATTACAACAAGCTATAGTTCTTAAAAACGACAATCTTATTGCCACTTGTTATAATACCATTGCTGCCAATTTTGACGGATTATCGGAGTATGAAAAAGCCTTTTATTATTATAAAAAAGGACTTAGCTATGCTAATAAAACGAATAATAACGAGTTAAAAAACTGGCTCTACAACAATTTAGGAAATATTTATTGTTTTGATAAAAAGGAATATGCCACAGGAATTGCTTATTATAAAAAATCATTAGAATACAGTTCGAAAATAGGCGATTCAACGCAAATCGTCTTCACAAATCTCAACATAAGCTGGGCCTATTTTGATATTGGTTCCTTTAAAAAAGGGCTCCCCTATCTACAACTTGTCAATAAATACCATAATAAATTTGGAGATAAGTCTACAATTGTGGCTTTGAATATGCTTAACGGAATGTATTACGGGCATCTTAGCAACATCCCAAAAGCAAGCATGTATTTTGAAAAGGCAATACAACTGGGAAACAAGGGAGAAGAAAAATCAGATTTATCCCTAGCACATCAGGAATACTCCAATTTTTTAATAAAAAATAAGTCTTATAAAAAAGCTTACGAAAATCTGGCACTATACAACTCTATCACAGCCGTAATAAATAACGAAGAAAAATTAAAAAAGGCGAATGTTGCAGGTATTAATCTCCAATTAGACGAATATAAAAGAGAGATTGACAATATGGAAACAAAATACAAAACTGACCAGCAATTACTAATTAATAAACAGAATAAGAATATCCAGGTAAGTGTTATAATAATCTCCTCCTTACTCCTCCTTTTAATATTATCTTACTTCTTTTACCAAAACACAAGCCTAAAACAAAAAAACAAACTCAAAGACGTACAAAGTAAAATACAACAAAACATCATCAATGCCTCCATTAACGGACAGGAAACCGAACGAAAAAAAATAGCTTCTTTTTTACATGATAATATAAGCGCTTTATTATCTACGGCTGGACTACACTTGAGTGTTGCGACTTCTAAAAACAACCACCTTTCTGAAGAAATCATAAAAACCAAAGCTATTTTAGAAGAGGCACATGATAAAGTTCGTGATTTGTCTCATGAGCTCCTTCCCTCTCTTTTGGCCCGATTTGGTCTTTTTTATGCACTTCAGGATTTGTGCGAAAAAAACTCAAACTCGGTTATACATTTTGAATATTCGAGTTCCTTAGCAACAAAAACACGCTTCAACGAAGAATTTGAAATGAAAATGTATTTCATCATAACAGAGTTATTAAATAACATAATCAAACACAGTCAGGCAAAAATCGCAAAGGTCAACTTACACGAAGAAGACAATCAATTAATCATTCACATTTATGACAACGGAAAAGGATTTGACTCTAAGAATTTTGATGTTATCGAAGGATTTGGTCTCAACCAGATTAGAGCCCGAATAAGCAATATGAATGGGGAGTTTTCCATTCAGTCCAAACTCGATACTGAAACTTCAATTAAAATAAAAGTCCCTATTTTACAAACTGCGTAA
- a CDS encoding DUF4293 domain-containing protein yields MIQRIQTIYLFLAFVVTAVLPFLFPLWTLNDTKEYYFMQNQVYVVLLGLSTTLTVLSIISYKKRQNQFVLGRLNIVLNLSLLGLFVYRSLNISGETVLVSEKGIGMFLPIVAIVLLVLANKAIKKDEDLVKSVDRLR; encoded by the coding sequence ATGATTCAAAGAATTCAAACAATATATTTATTTCTTGCCTTTGTAGTAACTGCTGTTCTTCCATTTTTATTTCCACTTTGGACATTGAATGACACTAAGGAATATTACTTTATGCAAAATCAGGTTTATGTTGTTCTATTGGGGTTGAGCACTACGCTTACCGTTTTAAGTATTATTTCATATAAAAAAAGACAAAATCAATTTGTACTTGGCAGATTGAATATCGTATTAAATTTAAGTTTATTAGGATTATTTGTATATCGTTCACTAAATATATCTGGAGAGACAGTTCTTGTTTCTGAGAAAGGTATTGGGATGTTTCTACCTATAGTTGCTATCGTGTTATTAGTCTTGGCTAATAAGGCCATCAAAAAGGATGAAGATCTTGTGAAATCTGTGGACAGATTGAGATAA
- a CDS encoding response regulator transcription factor: MTDKIRIHLADDHKVLIDGMITLLHTVPSFEVVGFSLNGSSLFEEVTTNGANILILDISMPEKDGIEVVKEFAKKGFPCKVIILSSYDDLKIIKELMKLGTSGYLTKKCAGENIIEAIHTVTNGEEYFCKSVREKIFNTVTIDNPKFNKTGATIIAILTERELEIITLIALEFSGKEISEKLYITTNTVETHRKNIMKKLKAKNTISLVKFAIKNKLISS, from the coding sequence ATGACAGATAAAATAAGAATCCACCTCGCAGACGATCACAAAGTGCTCATAGACGGCATGATAACGCTATTGCACACCGTTCCTAGCTTTGAAGTTGTAGGGTTTTCACTTAATGGAAGCTCTCTTTTTGAAGAAGTAACCACAAATGGCGCAAACATTCTAATTCTTGACATTAGTATGCCCGAAAAGGACGGTATAGAAGTGGTGAAGGAATTTGCAAAAAAAGGTTTCCCTTGCAAAGTGATTATCCTTTCCAGCTATGACGATTTAAAAATCATAAAGGAACTTATGAAGCTTGGTACCAGCGGTTATTTGACAAAAAAATGTGCCGGAGAAAACATTATTGAGGCCATCCATACAGTTACAAATGGAGAAGAATATTTTTGCAAATCAGTACGGGAAAAAATATTCAACACCGTAACTATAGACAATCCTAAATTCAACAAAACTGGTGCTACTATTATCGCAATTTTAACAGAACGGGAATTAGAAATTATAACATTAATTGCTTTAGAATTTAGCGGAAAAGAAATAAGCGAAAAACTCTACATAACAACTAATACAGTAGAGACACATCGTAAAAATATTATGAAAAAGCTAAAAGCCAAAAACACCATTAGCTTGGTGAAATTTGCCATTAAAAATAAATTAATCTCGTCCTAG
- the rho gene encoding transcription termination factor Rho, with protein MFDISALKEMKLAELQEIAKLAKTIKFNGVKKETLISQILDHQTKNVDSITENKAEITAEDDKPKRVRIMPVKKAAIHKKSTETLFEKEEDIVEYDAPTESNTSIESQSQEQTESEAPIVEDKPAKVIKFNKSAYEKKLALKKDKEASREISNDGEVVVNTATNENEEVAEPVKKVNPNQLNKQNQNPNFKAKKNNFRDSDFEFDGIIESEGVLEMMADGYGFLRSSDYNYLASPDDIYLSTSQIRLFGLKTGDTVKGVVRPPKEGEKFFPLVKVLKINGHDPQVVRDRVSFEHLTPVFPSEKFNLAEKQSTISTRIIDLFSPIGKGQRGMIVAQPKTGKTMLLKEIANAIAANHPEVYLIVLLIDERPEEVTDMQRSVRGEVIASTFDREPQEHVKIANIVLEKAKRLVECGHDVVILLDSITRLARAYNTVQPASGKVLSGGVDANALQKPKRFFGAARNVENGGSLSIIATALTETGSKMDEVIFEEFKGTGNMELQLDRKIANKRIFPAIDLTSSSTRRDDMLLDEKTLQRMWIMRKYLADMNPVEAMSFINDRFRQTRNNEEFLISMND; from the coding sequence ATGTTTGATATTTCTGCATTAAAAGAAATGAAGCTTGCTGAGCTTCAAGAGATAGCTAAATTAGCTAAAACGATTAAGTTTAATGGTGTTAAAAAAGAGACATTAATCAGTCAGATTTTAGACCATCAGACAAAGAATGTTGATTCAATAACTGAAAACAAAGCAGAAATTACAGCTGAAGATGATAAGCCTAAAAGGGTTCGAATTATGCCTGTGAAAAAAGCAGCTATCCATAAAAAATCCACTGAAACTCTTTTCGAAAAAGAAGAGGATATAGTTGAATATGATGCTCCAACTGAAAGTAACACTTCAATTGAAAGTCAATCTCAGGAACAAACAGAAAGTGAAGCTCCTATAGTAGAGGATAAGCCCGCTAAAGTTATTAAGTTCAATAAGTCAGCTTATGAGAAAAAATTGGCTCTTAAAAAGGATAAAGAAGCTTCGAGAGAAATAAGTAATGATGGAGAAGTAGTTGTGAATACTGCTACTAATGAAAATGAAGAAGTGGCTGAGCCTGTAAAAAAAGTAAATCCAAATCAACTAAATAAACAAAATCAAAACCCGAATTTTAAAGCTAAGAAAAACAACTTTAGAGATTCTGATTTTGAATTTGATGGAATAATAGAAAGTGAAGGAGTTCTAGAAATGATGGCTGATGGCTATGGTTTTCTTAGATCTTCTGATTATAACTATCTGGCCTCTCCAGATGATATTTATTTATCTACATCCCAAATTAGATTATTCGGTCTTAAAACCGGAGATACAGTAAAAGGGGTTGTTCGCCCTCCTAAAGAAGGAGAGAAATTCTTTCCATTGGTAAAGGTTTTGAAAATAAACGGACACGATCCTCAAGTCGTTCGCGATAGAGTTTCATTTGAACATTTAACACCTGTTTTTCCATCTGAAAAATTCAACTTGGCTGAAAAGCAAAGCACAATTTCGACTCGAATTATTGATTTGTTTTCACCTATTGGAAAAGGACAGCGTGGTATGATTGTGGCACAGCCAAAAACCGGTAAAACGATGTTGCTAAAGGAAATTGCAAATGCAATTGCTGCTAATCATCCTGAAGTGTATTTAATAGTATTATTGATTGATGAACGTCCAGAAGAGGTTACAGATATGCAACGTAGTGTACGTGGTGAAGTGATTGCTTCAACTTTTGACAGAGAGCCACAGGAACACGTTAAAATTGCTAATATTGTTCTTGAAAAGGCAAAACGCTTGGTGGAATGTGGTCATGATGTAGTGATTCTTTTAGATTCTATTACACGTTTGGCTAGAGCCTACAATACAGTACAACCTGCTTCAGGTAAAGTATTAAGTGGAGGTGTTGATGCTAATGCATTACAAAAGCCAAAACGTTTCTTTGGTGCAGCCAGAAACGTTGAAAATGGTGGTTCGTTAAGTATAATCGCTACGGCATTGACTGAAACAGGTTCTAAAATGGACGAAGTAATCTTTGAAGAATTTAAGGGAACTGGAAATATGGAATTGCAATTGGATAGAAAAATTGCTAACAAACGTATTTTCCCAGCCATTGACTTGACTTCTTCAAGTACTAGACGCGATGATATGCTTTTAGACGAAAAAACATTACAAAGAATGTGGATTATGCGTAAATACCTTGCTGATATGAATCCTGTGGAAGCAATGAGTTTTATAAATGACCGTTTTAGACAAACTAGAAATAACGAAGAGTTTCTTATCTCTATGAATGACTAA